The following proteins come from a genomic window of Acinetobacter sp. SAAs474:
- a CDS encoding nuclear transport factor 2 family protein, translating into MQVETDFSTVLKRLAALEAQVAIRACIHRYMQICDHLNSHTPLNELMDLFDLDSIWEGIGEKYQKAFGCYRGYDEIYAMFKSYTHQHAHFVMNAHFLSSEQIDVDDTQATASWLMLQTSTFMDGRSHLNAAQLTVKFQQQPDGVWKIKHFQTENIFSRPISHWNSDAELPVPTQK; encoded by the coding sequence ATGCAAGTTGAAACGGATTTTTCCACTGTATTAAAACGCTTGGCTGCATTAGAAGCTCAAGTTGCAATTCGGGCCTGTATACATCGTTATATGCAGATTTGCGATCATTTAAATTCACATACGCCTTTAAATGAGCTGATGGATTTATTTGATCTTGACAGTATATGGGAAGGTATTGGTGAGAAATATCAAAAAGCTTTTGGCTGTTATCGTGGTTATGACGAGATTTATGCCATGTTTAAAAGTTATACCCACCAGCACGCACATTTTGTCATGAATGCACATTTTTTAAGCTCCGAGCAAATTGATGTTGATGATACACAAGCGACTGCATCGTGGCTTATGTTACAGACTTCAACCTTTATGGATGGACGTAGTCATTTAAATGCAGCGCAATTAACCGTGAAGTTTCAACAACAGCCCGATGGCGTATGGAAAATCAAGCATTTTCAAACTGAAAATATTTTTAGTCGTCCAATATCTCATTGGAATAGTGACGCAGAATTACCCGTACCCACGCAAAAATAA
- a CDS encoding ABC transporter substrate-binding protein, whose protein sequence is MKINQTLIGLSLLAISGLVSAEIKIGVVTSSSGPVAMVGIPQKNTIALLPQKMGNETVRYISLDDASDPTASVKAVEKLIKEHKVDAIIGPSGSPNAMAVIGTIANAKVPLLAPVGTSSIVMPMNEQRKWVFKTTQNDEIIAEALIQNMVKRHIKTLGFIGTADPYGENWKKVVGVLAKKNGISIVASESFQRQDTSLTGQALKIISKKPQAVLIAAPGSSAVTPQVALYDRGYRGQVYQTHGAALNQFLTMGGKKVDNTILAASLMLVIDEVPNSHPSKAIAKKYIQDYQAKYKQVPATFGANVYDAGLLLQKAVPIALTKAKPGTAEFRLALRDALENTKELPGTQGVYNMNRADHSGFDKRGREMIIVKNGQWKILK, encoded by the coding sequence ATGAAAATTAATCAAACGCTTATTGGATTAAGCTTGTTAGCAATCAGTGGCTTAGTAAGTGCTGAAATTAAAATTGGTGTGGTGACTTCATCCTCTGGACCTGTTGCCATGGTGGGTATCCCACAAAAAAATACCATTGCTTTACTCCCTCAAAAAATGGGAAATGAAACAGTTCGTTATATTTCATTGGATGATGCAAGTGATCCGACTGCATCTGTAAAAGCGGTAGAAAAACTGATTAAAGAGCATAAGGTTGATGCAATCATTGGTCCTTCTGGATCACCGAATGCGATGGCTGTTATTGGCACCATTGCCAATGCTAAAGTGCCATTACTGGCGCCAGTCGGTACATCGTCGATTGTAATGCCAATGAATGAACAACGTAAATGGGTCTTTAAAACCACTCAGAATGATGAAATTATCGCTGAAGCATTAATCCAAAACATGGTAAAGCGTCATATCAAAACCCTTGGTTTTATTGGTACCGCAGATCCGTATGGTGAAAACTGGAAGAAAGTGGTCGGTGTATTGGCGAAAAAGAATGGCATTAGTATTGTTGCGAGTGAGTCTTTTCAACGACAAGATACCTCTTTGACCGGACAAGCATTAAAAATAATCAGTAAAAAGCCACAAGCGGTTTTAATCGCAGCACCTGGAAGTTCAGCCGTAACGCCACAAGTCGCACTGTATGATCGTGGTTATCGTGGACAAGTGTATCAAACCCATGGTGCTGCACTGAATCAATTTTTAACTATGGGTGGGAAAAAAGTAGATAATACAATTTTAGCTGCCAGCTTAATGTTGGTGATTGATGAGGTTCCAAACAGTCACCCATCTAAAGCAATTGCCAAAAAGTATATCCAAGATTATCAAGCAAAATATAAACAGGTCCCTGCAACATTTGGTGCCAATGTTTATGATGCTGGATTATTACTGCAAAAAGCAGTGCCAATCGCATTAACCAAGGCCAAACCAGGCACAGCAGAATTTCGTTTAGCTTTACGTGATGCCTTAGAGAACACCAAAGAACTTCCTGGAACTCAAGGTGTATATAACATGAACCGCGCTGATCATAGTGGATTTGATAAGCGAGGCCGTGAAATGATCATTGTGAAAAATGGTCAATGGAAAATTCTAAAATAA
- a CDS encoding OprD family outer membrane porin codes for MKIMMKKGLIKTYSVCVLIGLCGSEVAIAGFIENSETSVYLRNFYLERDFKDSPNPNLGSWSQGVTLRFNSGYTDTPLQVGLDAGVQYALRLSDHNDERPDTVLPFNSNKGRQDRDYTKFGATLKFKYKDSELRIGELLPRTPVVYIDDSRQLVTTYEGLAFESKAIKNLKFSAGRITRINARNDDRYEKLSLSVAANVPRYESDGLNYIGFDYNFKPNLSGSYWYAQLEDIYQQHYLNLAYSLNLGPSKLKFDARYFNNSEAGDAYYGKIDSDSLGGQVTLLNGAHTLTAGVQKNNGDSMFPTLAGYAPQPYLQTWSLLGFIKPNELTWHALYSYDFKDIGLPGFRATARYLHGSKISRPNFKDNTETEANLILGYVVPEGMLKGLGLEWRHIRTTTKYGAGNTSGTDFNENRIITSYTYKF; via the coding sequence ATGAAAATAATGATGAAAAAAGGGTTAATCAAAACCTATTCAGTATGTGTACTCATTGGCTTATGTGGTAGTGAGGTTGCCATTGCTGGATTTATTGAAAATAGTGAAACCAGCGTATATTTAAGAAATTTTTATTTAGAGCGAGATTTTAAGGATTCACCCAATCCAAATCTTGGCAGTTGGTCACAAGGGGTGACATTACGTTTTAATTCAGGATATACCGATACCCCTTTACAGGTTGGACTGGACGCTGGCGTACAATATGCCTTACGTTTATCCGATCATAATGATGAACGTCCAGATACGGTATTGCCATTTAATAGCAATAAGGGGCGACAGGATCGAGATTATACTAAATTTGGTGCAACCCTTAAATTTAAATATAAAGACTCGGAATTACGTATCGGTGAATTACTGCCTCGTACGCCTGTGGTCTATATTGATGACTCTCGTCAATTGGTGACCACCTATGAGGGGCTTGCTTTTGAAAGTAAGGCAATTAAGAATCTAAAATTTTCTGCGGGTCGAATTACACGGATTAATGCACGTAATGATGATCGTTATGAAAAATTAAGTCTTTCTGTTGCAGCCAATGTACCCCGTTATGAAAGTGATGGTCTGAACTATATCGGTTTTGATTACAATTTCAAACCCAACTTGAGTGGATCGTACTGGTATGCACAGTTGGAAGATATTTATCAACAGCACTATCTGAATTTAGCCTATAGCCTTAATCTTGGCCCTTCAAAGCTAAAATTTGATGCACGTTATTTCAATAACTCTGAAGCAGGAGATGCTTATTATGGAAAAATTGATAGTGATAGTTTAGGTGGGCAAGTGACGCTGTTAAATGGTGCACATACACTGACTGCCGGAGTGCAAAAAAATAATGGCGATAGTATGTTTCCAACTTTAGCAGGCTATGCACCACAGCCTTATTTACAAACTTGGTCTTTACTCGGTTTTATCAAACCCAATGAACTCACTTGGCATGCACTCTATTCTTATGATTTTAAGGATATTGGTTTACCAGGATTTAGAGCAACTGCACGTTATTTACATGGTTCTAAAATTTCAAGACCAAATTTTAAAGACAATACTGAAACTGAAGCCAATTTGATTTTAGGATATGTCGTACCTGAAGGCATGTTAAAAGGCTTAGGCTTAGAGTGGCGTCATATTCGTACCACAACAAAATATGGTGCAGGAAATACCTCAGGCACTGATTTTAACGAAAATCGTATTATTACCAGTTATACCTATAAATTTTAA
- a CDS encoding aromatic-ring-hydroxylating dioxygenase subunit beta: protein MNIDLNLFNQVTAFIWAEADMLDHAEHESWLKLWDEAGLYIIPIDPSLTDYENHLNYAYDNHHMRQLRVERLENGEAISTSPRAHTVRSVSRIRILQDCDGEIVLRCAQNLREFRKENLKHYSADITFHLVRDTETGFKIQRKIINLINSTDTLAGISYIL, encoded by the coding sequence ATGAATATTGATTTAAATTTATTTAACCAAGTGACGGCATTTATTTGGGCTGAAGCGGATATGTTGGATCATGCTGAGCATGAAAGTTGGTTAAAGTTATGGGATGAAGCTGGACTATATATTATTCCGATTGATCCAAGCCTCACGGATTATGAAAATCATTTGAACTATGCCTATGACAACCATCATATGCGTCAATTACGGGTTGAACGTCTCGAGAATGGAGAAGCAATTTCAACTTCTCCTCGTGCACATACGGTGCGCAGTGTTTCTCGTATCCGTATTCTTCAAGATTGTGACGGTGAAATCGTATTACGCTGTGCACAAAATTTACGTGAATTTCGTAAGGAAAATTTAAAGCATTATAGTGCCGATATTACATTCCATCTGGTTCGTGATACTGAAACTGGATTTAAAATTCAACGCAAAATTATTAATTTAATTAATTCTACCGATACCTTGGCTGGGATCAGTTATATTCTTTAG
- a CDS encoding SDR family NAD(P)-dependent oxidoreductase, which yields MQQIVLVTGAASGLGLVIAEYFASQGHQVILSASTLEKAEQAKAQSAYADHLFPLKLDISQPADFHAARQWIEQKFSQLDVLINNATVTQATAVLDISAAEFDHVTQVNQRGTFQACQIIGQYMAQQGYGRIINIASLAGQNGGTATGAHYAATKGAIITLTKIFAKEFAAQGVTVNAIAPGPMESVIVHRVVSEERMRQFIDNIPVKSLGSMEFIAETCALLASPNASFVTGATWDINGGLFMR from the coding sequence ATGCAACAGATTGTTTTGGTGACTGGTGCTGCATCGGGTTTGGGTTTAGTCATTGCTGAATATTTTGCCAGTCAAGGTCATCAGGTGATTTTATCTGCAAGTACATTAGAAAAAGCTGAACAAGCTAAAGCACAAAGTGCTTATGCAGATCACCTGTTTCCTTTAAAACTGGATATTTCACAACCAGCAGATTTTCATGCTGCACGACAATGGATTGAGCAAAAATTTAGTCAATTAGATGTATTAATTAATAATGCCACAGTGACGCAAGCGACAGCTGTTTTAGATATTAGTGCAGCAGAATTTGATCATGTCACACAGGTGAATCAACGTGGAACTTTCCAAGCATGTCAAATTATCGGGCAGTATATGGCCCAGCAAGGATATGGACGAATCATTAATATTGCTTCATTGGCAGGACAAAATGGTGGAACGGCTACAGGTGCACATTATGCTGCAACGAAAGGTGCCATCATTACCTTAACGAAAATTTTTGCCAAAGAATTTGCAGCTCAAGGGGTTACGGTGAATGCAATTGCGCCAGGGCCGATGGAGTCTGTAATTGTACATCGAGTGGTATCTGAAGAAAGAATGAGACAATTTATTGATAATATTCCTGTTAAGTCATTGGGAAGTATGGAATTTATTGCAGAAACTTGTGCATTATTGGCGAGCCCGAATGCAAGTTTTGTGACTGGTGCGACATGGGATATCAATGGAGGATTGTTTATGCGTTAA
- a CDS encoding aromatic ring-hydroxylating dioxygenase subunit alpha, whose protein sequence is MNSRIPMQNIDINYNELVQSDRVHTSLYKDAQIFQDEMEKIYYSTWVWVAHSSEIPDAGSYKTINIGQQPVIVVRDRKKNLHVLLNRCRHRAATVCEHKKGKTNSFVCPYHGWSYALDGSLRGVPSPGSYAECLDKAEFPLVSLRVEEYNGMIFATFKDDIEPLVDFLGPAKKWIDLFMKQGAGYPIKVLGEHRFKFPGNWKIQLENTTDAYHFPLVHKSFLSSVDEKTEALFNFETQPGYVEDLGHGHSVMVMIPELVDLEEDLMERPIQERFEDLAQALRDEGHEELAVRRIVRAVGGSGFNLNLFPNIACSMAFFRVMQPVSVDETEIHHAVITMDGGPQIANQYRLRLHEHFQGPFGFGTPDDAEAWERVQHGAQAGNDLWIMLNRGLAGEVKTADGLKSDVSAETGMRAAYQQWKKLMTA, encoded by the coding sequence ATGAATAGTCGTATTCCAATGCAAAATATTGATATTAATTATAATGAACTGGTGCAAAGCGATAGAGTTCACACCTCTTTATATAAAGATGCACAAATTTTTCAAGATGAAATGGAAAAAATTTATTATAGCACCTGGGTATGGGTTGCTCATAGCAGTGAAATTCCTGATGCAGGTAGCTATAAAACCATCAACATTGGCCAACAACCTGTGATTGTGGTTCGTGATCGTAAAAAAAATCTGCATGTATTGCTGAATCGTTGTCGTCATCGTGCTGCCACAGTGTGTGAACATAAAAAAGGTAAAACCAATAGTTTTGTTTGCCCATATCATGGTTGGAGTTATGCCTTAGATGGAAGTTTACGAGGTGTTCCATCTCCAGGCAGTTATGCAGAATGTTTGGATAAAGCCGAATTTCCTTTGGTTAGCCTACGCGTTGAAGAATATAACGGTATGATTTTTGCCACATTTAAAGACGATATCGAGCCTCTAGTTGACTTCTTGGGACCTGCAAAAAAATGGATTGATCTATTTATGAAACAAGGTGCTGGTTATCCAATTAAAGTATTGGGCGAGCATCGTTTTAAATTCCCAGGCAATTGGAAAATCCAACTCGAAAATACCACAGATGCCTATCATTTTCCTCTGGTACATAAATCCTTTTTAAGTTCAGTCGATGAAAAAACAGAAGCCTTATTTAATTTTGAAACTCAGCCGGGCTATGTAGAAGATCTCGGTCATGGTCATAGTGTGATGGTGATGATTCCTGAATTGGTCGATTTAGAAGAAGATTTAATGGAGCGTCCAATTCAAGAACGTTTTGAGGATTTAGCTCAGGCCTTACGTGATGAGGGGCATGAAGAGCTTGCTGTGCGCCGTATTGTTCGTGCAGTAGGAGGATCTGGCTTTAATTTAAATTTATTTCCAAATATTGCATGTTCAATGGCTTTTTTCCGTGTGATGCAACCCGTTTCAGTTGATGAAACTGAAATTCATCATGCCGTGATTACGATGGATGGTGGTCCACAAATTGCCAATCAGTATCGCTTACGTTTACATGAACATTTTCAAGGACCATTTGGTTTTGGTACGCCAGATGATGCAGAAGCTTGGGAACGTGTGCAACATGGTGCTCAAGCAGGAAATGACTTATGGATCATGCTCAATCGTGGTTTAGCAGGTGAAGTGAAAACTGCAGATGGTTTAAAAAGTGATGTCAGTGCAGAAACAGGGATGCGTGCTGCATATCAGCAATGGAAAAAGTTAATGACGGCTTAA
- a CDS encoding acyl-CoA dehydrogenase family protein produces the protein MDNSLTLEHLCQEIRERACRGEFDDQAYVSQDIIAKLKQIGVYRALVPKRFGGNEISPREFCHLIERLSMADGSVGWVASFGMSPAYLGGLPEATLAQLYQKSPDIVFAGGIFPPQPADITDQGVIVKGRWKFSSGCLGADVVGVGISPQKDHQSKGLPCMAVIPANQVKIEMTWDTVGLKGTGSHDLIVDNVLVAKEWIFVRGEASKLPEPFFRYPALSLATQVLAVVGIGVAAAALEEFRQLAPAKSSITGGAEIASRPVTQYEFAQAEAEFKAARTWFYQTMDTVWHEIIADRKPTEAQISDMRLSCTHAVRVAAQVARKMQMLAGMTAIYTNNIFSRFVNDTNVVTQHAFMGDATLQNAGLVSFGLKPAPGYL, from the coding sequence ATGGATAATTCTCTTACTTTAGAGCATTTATGCCAAGAAATTCGTGAGCGTGCATGTCGTGGAGAGTTTGATGATCAAGCCTATGTCAGTCAAGATATCATTGCCAAATTAAAACAGATTGGTGTTTATCGTGCACTTGTTCCCAAACGTTTTGGTGGCAATGAGATATCACCACGTGAATTTTGTCATTTGATTGAAAGACTTTCCATGGCTGATGGCTCAGTGGGATGGGTGGCTAGTTTTGGTATGAGCCCAGCCTATTTAGGGGGCTTACCAGAGGCAACATTAGCTCAGTTATATCAAAAATCTCCTGATATTGTTTTTGCAGGGGGGATTTTTCCACCACAACCTGCGGATATTACCGATCAAGGCGTTATCGTCAAAGGACGCTGGAAATTTTCCAGTGGTTGCTTGGGAGCCGATGTTGTGGGTGTTGGAATTTCTCCACAAAAAGATCATCAATCAAAGGGCTTACCTTGCATGGCAGTGATCCCTGCCAATCAAGTGAAGATTGAAATGACCTGGGATACTGTGGGTTTAAAAGGTACTGGTAGTCACGATTTAATTGTAGACAACGTATTGGTGGCTAAAGAGTGGATTTTTGTACGTGGTGAGGCATCAAAATTGCCTGAGCCTTTCTTTAGATATCCCGCATTATCACTGGCAACACAGGTCTTGGCTGTGGTTGGAATTGGTGTGGCTGCTGCTGCTTTGGAAGAATTTCGTCAACTCGCCCCAGCAAAATCATCGATTACAGGCGGTGCAGAAATTGCCAGCCGTCCTGTAACCCAATATGAATTTGCACAAGCTGAGGCTGAGTTTAAGGCAGCACGGACTTGGTTTTACCAAACCATGGATACAGTATGGCATGAAATTATTGCGGATCGTAAGCCAACAGAAGCGCAAATTAGTGATATGCGTTTGTCTTGTACACATGCAGTGCGTGTGGCTGCGCAAGTGGCACGCAAGATGCAAATGTTAGCCGGCATGACTGCAATTTATACCAATAATATATTTAGCCGTTTTGTGAATGATACCAATGTCGTCACTCAACATGCATTCATGGGCGATGCAACTTTACAAAATGCAGGTTTGGTCAGCTTTGGTTTAAAACCAGCACCTGGTTATTTATAA
- a CDS encoding PDR/VanB family oxidoreductase: MTTHYDVIVKKRHVEGENIAIIEFESSNTLPLPQVEAGAHIDVYLPNGMVRQYSLCQNPSQKGVFRLGVLRDPESRGGSIAAFHDLTVGTQLQVSAPKNLFPLLPAQHTVLIGGGIGITPLITMAYQLAAQGASFELHYCGSSPEHCAFIDEIQNSIFASSTVFHFKSQGANHREFFQSAIQHLDAQSHIYTCGPQGFMDWIVNLATAQHFPASQIHQEYFQLDIDTSGDCFEVVAARSDKRITVHHDETILQALAREGIEIEMSCEQGVCGTCMCDVIEGEIDHRDVYFTDEEKASNEQILVCCSRAKSSCLILDI, from the coding sequence ATGACCACACATTATGATGTGATTGTTAAAAAACGCCATGTTGAAGGTGAAAATATTGCCATTATTGAATTTGAGTCCAGCAATACATTGCCATTACCTCAAGTTGAAGCGGGTGCACATATTGATGTTTATTTACCCAATGGCATGGTCCGTCAATATTCCTTGTGTCAAAATCCAAGTCAAAAGGGCGTTTTTCGTTTAGGAGTTTTACGTGATCCTGAATCAAGAGGCGGTTCTATCGCTGCTTTTCATGATTTAACGGTAGGGACACAGCTTCAAGTTAGTGCGCCAAAAAATTTATTTCCGTTATTGCCTGCTCAGCATACTGTTTTAATTGGTGGTGGTATTGGTATTACACCTTTGATTACTATGGCCTATCAATTGGCCGCACAGGGAGCTTCTTTTGAGCTACATTATTGTGGTTCAAGTCCTGAGCACTGTGCATTCATTGATGAAATCCAAAATAGTATATTTGCATCATCGACAGTATTTCATTTTAAATCACAAGGTGCGAATCATCGTGAATTTTTTCAGTCAGCAATACAGCATCTTGATGCACAGAGTCATATTTATACCTGTGGACCTCAAGGGTTTATGGACTGGATTGTCAATTTAGCCACAGCCCAACATTTTCCAGCCTCACAAATTCATCAAGAATATTTTCAACTTGATATTGATACCAGTGGTGATTGTTTCGAGGTGGTTGCAGCACGTAGTGATAAAAGAATTACGGTACATCATGACGAAACAATTTTACAAGCACTGGCACGTGAGGGGATTGAGATTGAAATGTCTTGCGAGCAAGGTGTCTGTGGTACCTGTATGTGTGATGTGATCGAAGGTGAGATTGATCATCGCGATGTTTATTTTACTGATGAAGAAAAGGCCAGTAATGAACAAATCTTAGTGTGTTGTTCACGTGCTAAATCGAGTTGTTTAATTCTCGATATTTAA
- a CDS encoding branched-chain amino acid ABC transporter permease — protein MDWNIALILGQDGITSGAIYALLALCILLVFTVTRILLIPLGEFTVFGALTLASIQMGTPSLIVWLVLAFYVVNTALDLYAFIRSGTYFNKKLSLLSGIYVIALIIAMYQLPLATMPMLLQILFTLAVITPLGPQIYRTFFQPLVAAKSLVLLIVSIAVHVVLVGIGLLIFGPDGAQTTPFSTETFELGSLIISSQTIIILLTFILMIILFWYFFEKTLYGKALHATAVNRIGAQLMGISPLFAGKITFAVAAFIGALSGILIAPMTTLYYDSGFIISLKGFVGAIIGGLISFPIAAIGSVVVGLIEAFSMFWASDYKEIIVFTLIIPFLLWKSLTSRQVEEDEE, from the coding sequence ATGGATTGGAATATTGCATTAATCTTAGGGCAAGATGGGATAACAAGTGGTGCAATTTATGCTTTATTAGCACTTTGTATTCTGCTGGTTTTTACTGTTACGCGTATTTTATTAATCCCATTGGGAGAGTTTACGGTTTTTGGTGCTTTAACCTTGGCATCTATTCAGATGGGAACACCCAGTTTAATTGTTTGGTTGGTTCTGGCATTTTATGTGGTCAATACAGCATTAGATCTCTATGCATTTATTCGATCAGGAACCTATTTTAATAAAAAACTGTCACTACTGAGCGGTATATATGTGATTGCATTAATTATCGCGATGTATCAATTGCCATTGGCAACGATGCCAATGTTATTACAGATTCTATTTACGCTGGCTGTAATTACACCACTTGGTCCACAAATTTATCGAACATTTTTTCAACCACTTGTTGCTGCCAAATCATTAGTTTTACTGATTGTTTCTATTGCAGTTCATGTTGTACTGGTCGGGATTGGCTTATTGATTTTTGGCCCAGATGGTGCACAAACCACGCCATTTAGTACGGAAACATTTGAATTAGGAAGTTTAATCATTAGTAGTCAAACAATCATTATTTTGTTGACCTTTATATTGATGATCATACTGTTCTGGTATTTCTTTGAAAAAACATTATATGGAAAAGCACTCCATGCGACTGCAGTAAATCGTATCGGTGCTCAATTAATGGGAATTTCTCCTTTATTTGCGGGAAAAATTACCTTTGCCGTCGCGGCTTTTATCGGCGCACTATCAGGTATTTTAATTGCGCCGATGACCACACTGTACTATGACTCTGGTTTTATTATCAGTTTAAAAGGTTTTGTTGGTGCGATTATTGGTGGCCTAATCAGTTTTCCAATTGCAGCGATTGGTTCAGTCGTGGTGGGTTTGATTGAAGCATTTTCGATGTTTTGGGCAAGTGATTATAAAGAAATTATTGTTTTTACTTTAATTATTCCATTTCTATTATGGAAATCTTTAACTTCACGTCAGGTTGAGGAGGATGAAGAATGA
- a CDS encoding p-hydroxyphenylacetate 3-hydroxylase reductase component, with the protein MNTLKAMDDIAIDPIKFRRALGNFATGVTIMTAQNASGEKVGVTANSFNSVSLDPPLILWSIDKNSSSFPVFQQASHFTVNVLSGSQIELSNKFARRNADKYEGTRYREGAGKAPVLEQCSAIFECERYQVLEGGDHWIIIGKVVDFHDEGRSPLVYHQGAYSAVIQHPLLQVKDQATTEQSMDDMHHGHLQNNVCYLMSRAFKFYQTDYIPKQLVTGFRTSEARLLLVLGSGTASQKADLPRDIAMPMHQVEQAASILEKDGLLIEKNGFYQLTEQGKKTAHYLFEIADCHQNEVFKKYSAQEQETFIKILRDVAGIASNK; encoded by the coding sequence ATGAATACATTAAAAGCCATGGATGATATCGCGATTGATCCAATCAAATTTAGACGTGCTTTGGGTAATTTTGCGACTGGCGTGACGATTATGACTGCACAAAATGCTTCGGGTGAAAAAGTCGGGGTAACAGCAAACAGTTTTAACTCCGTTTCTTTAGATCCTCCTTTGATTCTTTGGAGTATTGATAAGAATTCATCGAGTTTTCCAGTTTTTCAACAGGCATCGCACTTTACAGTTAATGTCTTGTCTGGTTCGCAAATTGAACTGTCGAATAAGTTTGCACGCCGTAATGCCGATAAATATGAAGGTACACGTTATCGTGAGGGTGCAGGTAAGGCACCTGTTTTAGAACAATGTTCGGCTATCTTTGAGTGCGAACGCTATCAGGTGCTAGAGGGGGGCGATCATTGGATTATTATTGGTAAGGTGGTTGATTTTCACGATGAAGGACGTAGCCCTTTGGTATATCACCAAGGTGCATATTCTGCTGTTATTCAACATCCATTATTACAAGTCAAAGATCAGGCCACAACTGAGCAAAGTATGGATGACATGCATCATGGCCATTTACAGAATAACGTCTGTTATCTGATGAGCAGGGCATTTAAATTTTATCAAACGGACTACATTCCTAAACAATTAGTAACGGGTTTTCGGACCAGTGAAGCACGTTTATTGTTGGTTCTTGGTAGTGGTACCGCCTCTCAAAAAGCGGATTTACCACGTGATATTGCAATGCCAATGCATCAGGTTGAACAAGCAGCATCCATTTTAGAAAAAGATGGTTTATTGATTGAAAAAAATGGATTTTATCAACTGACTGAGCAAGGAAAAAAAACAGCACATTATTTATTTGAAATTGCAGATTGTCATCAAAATGAGGTGTTTAAAAAATATTCTGCACAGGAACAAGAAACCTTTATTAAAATTTTAAGAGATGTGGCAGGAATTGCATCAAACAAATAG